Below is a genomic region from Nitrospira sp..
AGGCCGCTGTCCCTCGCGATGAGCGAGCGGACTTTGCTTTTCAGACCTGAACCAAGGCGAGCCACGACGGTGATCTCCTTAGAAAATGGCAGCTTGGGACCCCTACACTGCATATCATATGAGAAACATCAGGCCGAGGTCAATTTGAAGCGCAGAACCGGCATACGTGAAGGTGCGTACAGTGAGAGGGTTCACCTTGACCCATACAGGCAGAATCGCTAAGGTGGCGCTCTGTTTTTTAGGCTGTAGGATGAAGGAAGGAGCGCGCTGGTATGGCTGGAACAGGACGATCATCTCGCCGGGCACGCAAGGCGCAAGGTCCGCTTATCGGGATTCTCGGGGGCAGCAAATCCGATTTCCCGATTCTGGAGAAAGCCGGTGCGCTGCTCTCGGAATTCGAGATTCCCTATGAACTCTTAGTGGTATCGGCTCATCGGACCCCGGACCGGCTATTCGAGTACGCCGAAACCGCGCCGGGACGAGGGGTCGAAGTCATTATTGCGGGCGCCGGGGGGGCGGCCCATCTTCCGGGCATGTTGGCGGCCAAGACCCATTTGCCGGTCATCGGCGTACCCATTCCCACAGAAAATCTTCGAGGGTTGGATTCGTTGCTGTCCATCGTTCAGATGCCCAAAGGCATTCCTGTGGCGACGGTTGCCATCGGAGGGGCGGAAAATGCCGCCTTGCTGGCTGCCCAAATCCTGGCAGGCCGGTATCCGTGGATTGCCGATCGTGTGAAGGCGTTCCGCAAGTCTCAGACTGAAAGTGTACTCAATTCTCCGGAGGCTCAGGGAACCAGTGTGGGTAGTCTCCAGGCGGATCGGATGAGTCAGCGGTCGTGACCATGGAGTCCCTCGGACCCGGTGCGACCCTCGGGGTATTGGGTGGCGGGCAGCTCGGCGCCATGTTCACGCGGGCGGCACGGCAGCTTGGCTATCAGGTCGCCGTCTGGGATCCGGATTCCGATGCGCCGGCGCATGGCCTCGCGAGCCGGGCTTTCTCTGCTGCCTTTTCAGATCCTGCTGTCTACCGGGAATTCAGCCAGCTGGTGTCTGCCGTTACGTTCGAATGGGAAAATGTGCCGGCTTCGCTCTGTGACCAGCTGAGTCGGATCTGTCCCGTCCGTCCATCTGGGGCCGTGCTTCGAGTAATCCAAGATCGGATCGATCAAAAACAATTCTTGCAGGCGCAGGGACTTCCCGTTCCGTCGTTTTCGGTGGTGACGAATCCCGCTGAACTTGCCGGGGTCGTTCAAGTTTTCGGATGTGCCGTGATCTGCAAAACCGCGACCGCGGGGTACGACGGGAAGGGCCAGTGGACGATCAGGCAGCCGGCGGACATTGCGGAGGTGGAGACGGCACTTCGGGCAATGGTGCCGGCCGGTGCGCGATGGATCGTCGAGTCCATGGTGGACTATGTGCGGGAGCTATCGGTGCTGGTCGTTCGGAGCGCGAATGGGGAGCACCGTCTGTATCCGGTCGTTGAAAACCGGCATGAGGCCGGGATTCTTCGGATGACGGTGGCTCCGGCTGTGGTCTCTTCCGAGGTTATGACGCAGGCGAAGGAGTTGGCGCTTCAAGCCGTGGAAGCGCTCGGTGGTATCGGGGTATTTTGCGTAGAACTGTTTC
It encodes:
- a CDS encoding 5-(carboxyamino)imidazole ribonucleotide synthase; the encoded protein is MESLGPGATLGVLGGGQLGAMFTRAARQLGYQVAVWDPDSDAPAHGLASRAFSAAFSDPAVYREFSQLVSAVTFEWENVPASLCDQLSRICPVRPSGAVLRVIQDRIDQKQFLQAQGLPVPSFSVVTNPAELAGVVQVFGCAVICKTATAGYDGKGQWTIRQPADIAEVETALRAMVPAGARWIVESMVDYVRELSVLVVRSANGEHRLYPVVENRHEAGILRMTVAPAVVSSEVMTQAKELALQAVEALGGIGVFCVELFQLHGDRLLINEIAPRPHNSGHYTLDACTVSQFEQQVRALCGLPLGEVRLLCPAAMVNLIGHDVEKITSAKGCKDLLTIPGAELHLYGKRTVRPGRKMGHVTFLAESGDETTGRASRFMQCLAL
- the purE gene encoding 5-(carboxyamino)imidazole ribonucleotide mutase, translated to MAGTGRSSRRARKAQGPLIGILGGSKSDFPILEKAGALLSEFEIPYELLVVSAHRTPDRLFEYAETAPGRGVEVIIAGAGGAAHLPGMLAAKTHLPVIGVPIPTENLRGLDSLLSIVQMPKGIPVATVAIGGAENAALLAAQILAGRYPWIADRVKAFRKSQTESVLNSPEAQGTSVGSLQADRMSQRS